The following are encoded in a window of Streptococcus pasteurianus genomic DNA:
- a CDS encoding cobalamin-independent methionine synthase II family protein, with amino-acid sequence MANSKFQLVGSLLRPADLREYKTAIEHRDDIVYPFYDAFDGYQETETADIKKIIAEEKANGIDIITDGEYSKSMWHLDFVWGLKGIERYIADHGYTFQDHDGGQFETRKDIGIRITEPLSGKNHHFLDIFKLVKQEAGDTATKLTIWGPAHAYTELAIFDGLAGENQVYKTNKELKSGLINAYKEFLTEYKEAGGEIIQFDDCLWELFDESNPASFFTEGNGGLADLADEFIAINNEVADYGHELGLKVWTHNCRGNYESRSAAGGTYEAIATKFLKDQHYDRFFLEWDSEVSGDLKALESLKDKDVEVVLGLLSSKTTDLDDEERALKFLEEASNIIPKERLFLSHQCGFASCDSGNELAIPQQWAKIKQGQEIAAKFWS; translated from the coding sequence ATGGCTAATTCAAAATTTCAACTCGTTGGTTCGCTTTTGCGACCAGCAGACTTACGTGAATATAAAACAGCGATTGAACATCGTGATGATATTGTTTACCCTTTCTATGATGCTTTTGACGGCTATCAAGAAACCGAAACAGCTGACATCAAAAAAATAATTGCTGAAGAAAAGGCAAACGGTATTGATATTATCACTGACGGTGAATATTCAAAATCAATGTGGCACCTTGATTTTGTATGGGGACTAAAAGGTATCGAACGCTATATTGCTGACCATGGTTACACTTTCCAAGACCATGACGGTGGTCAATTTGAAACACGCAAAGACATTGGCATTCGTATCACTGAACCACTTTCTGGTAAAAATCATCATTTTCTTGATATTTTTAAACTCGTTAAACAAGAAGCTGGCGATACAGCTACCAAATTAACCATTTGGGGACCTGCACATGCTTACACTGAATTGGCGATTTTTGATGGATTGGCTGGGGAAAATCAAGTTTACAAGACAAATAAAGAACTAAAATCTGGTCTTATCAACGCTTACAAAGAATTTTTAACAGAATACAAAGAAGCTGGTGGAGAAATCATCCAATTTGACGATTGTCTCTGGGAACTTTTTGACGAATCTAATCCTGCTAGTTTTTTTACGGAAGGAAATGGTGGTTTAGCAGACTTGGCAGATGAATTCATCGCTATTAACAACGAAGTTGCTGACTATGGACATGAACTTGGGCTAAAAGTTTGGACACATAACTGCCGTGGAAATTACGAAAGTCGTTCTGCTGCTGGTGGCACTTATGAAGCTATCGCCACAAAATTCTTGAAAGACCAACACTACGACCGCTTCTTCCTTGAATGGGACAGCGAAGTCTCTGGCGACCTTAAAGCTCTTGAAAGTTTGAAAGATAAAGATGTTGAAGTAGTTCTTGGGCTACTTTCAAGTAAAACAACTGACCTTGATGATGAAGAACGCGCTCTAAAATTTTTAGAAGAAGCAAGCAACATCATCCCTAAAGAACGTCTTTTCCTTTCTCACCAATGCGGTTTTGCCTCATGTGACTCTGGAAATGAACTC
- a CDS encoding PHP domain-containing protein, with amino-acid sequence MRDNHLHTYFSYDSDARFEDYLEHYDGDIVTTEHYDLSNPYTKQDDIPDYDAYSKEIAELNVKYGNRIKRGIEIGYYEPREADITAFLANKDYDLKLLSVHHNGINDYLDDEVADMDKNAIIQEYLDKLEHAIGRVEADVLAHFDYGFRLFEVSVAELQVYEEQLRRIFQKMIDFDLAFELNSKSMYLYHHEDLYRYALGLVRELGGHKYSIGSDGHKLEHFRLAFDKIQALLDECDIKEWEIL; translated from the coding sequence ATGCGTGATAATCACTTACACACATATTTTTCTTATGATTCGGATGCTCGATTCGAGGATTACTTAGAACATTATGACGGCGATATTGTGACAACAGAGCACTACGATTTATCAAATCCTTATACGAAACAAGATGACATTCCTGATTATGATGCTTATTCTAAAGAAATAGCTGAGCTGAATGTCAAATATGGTAATCGCATCAAGCGTGGTATTGAGATTGGTTATTATGAGCCACGCGAGGCAGATATTACAGCTTTCTTGGCAAATAAAGATTATGATTTGAAACTATTGTCAGTTCACCACAATGGTATTAATGATTATCTAGATGATGAAGTGGCTGACATGGATAAAAATGCCATTATTCAAGAATATCTCGACAAATTGGAACATGCTATTGGTCGTGTAGAGGCAGACGTTTTAGCTCATTTTGATTATGGTTTTCGACTTTTTGAGGTTTCTGTGGCAGAATTACAAGTCTATGAAGAACAGCTCCGCCGCATTTTCCAAAAAATGATTGATTTTGATTTGGCATTTGAGTTAAATAGTAAATCAATGTACCTCTATCATCACGAGGACCTTTATCGCTATGCCTTAGGCTTGGTAAGAGAATTAGGTGGACATAAGTATTCCATTGGTTCAGACGGGCACAAGTTGGAGCATTTCCGCTTAGCTTTTGACAAAATACAAGCATTGCTAGACGAATGTGATATCAAAGAATGGGAGATTTTATAA